The proteins below come from a single Terriglobales bacterium genomic window:
- a CDS encoding cysteine dioxygenase family protein, whose amino-acid sequence MVATTTHKAHSLVSIQEFTSELRKLPAPAFDKVDDVHNFLRMHPVNPETLSPYLVWDRQHYTRNLIDKTPLYELIAICWEVGQVSSIHNHRDQNCWMAAPIGRLKVQNYRVLWQDEAAGKCNIEPTDILEMNQENPVSVDPIEPVHRVFNPAELN is encoded by the coding sequence ATGGTTGCGACGACAACGCACAAGGCCCATAGCCTGGTCTCGATTCAAGAGTTCACATCTGAACTGCGGAAGCTACCAGCTCCGGCGTTCGACAAAGTCGACGATGTGCATAACTTCCTGCGAATGCATCCGGTGAATCCGGAGACGCTTTCTCCATATCTCGTTTGGGATCGCCAGCACTACACGCGAAATCTCATCGATAAGACGCCTCTCTACGAACTCATTGCGATTTGCTGGGAAGTCGGGCAAGTAAGCTCAATCCACAACCATCGTGATCAAAACTGCTGGATGGCTGCGCCAATCGGACGACTGAAAGTTCAGAACTATCGCGTGCTGTGGCAGGACGAGGCGGCAGGCAAGTGCAATATCGAACCCACTGACATTCTGGAAATGAACCAGGAAAATCCCGTTTCGGTAGATCCTATCGAGCCGGTTCATCGCGTTTTCAATCCAGCCGAGCTAAAC
- a CDS encoding HD-GYP domain-containing protein produces the protein MGMSLHQAFDSWSPLLLRVKELEEQQVTMRTAVICALNQLLDLKDLNTGVHSTRLAEWAVRVARRLGIEEESLYQYEVAALLHDIGKIGVPDAILKKPSKLTDDERTIMNKHPEYSWSILRLFPGLEEASLFALHHHESYDGAGYPGGLKGEEIPLGSRIVSIVDAFDAMISNRCYRKGLDHGEAIRRLNAGSGTQFDPNVLRCFLEIAELEVAGVFAATGTSITAVI, from the coding sequence ATGGGAATGAGCCTCCATCAGGCGTTTGATTCGTGGTCCCCGCTGCTCCTTCGGGTGAAAGAGCTCGAAGAGCAGCAGGTGACCATGCGCACGGCAGTCATCTGCGCCTTGAATCAACTGCTCGATTTGAAAGACCTCAACACCGGAGTCCACAGCACTCGCTTGGCGGAATGGGCAGTACGCGTAGCCCGCAGGCTGGGAATCGAAGAAGAGAGTCTCTACCAATACGAAGTCGCAGCATTGCTTCACGATATCGGAAAAATCGGCGTGCCCGATGCGATCCTGAAAAAGCCCAGTAAACTCACAGACGACGAGCGGACCATCATGAATAAGCATCCGGAGTACAGCTGGTCGATCTTGCGGCTGTTTCCTGGATTGGAAGAAGCCAGTCTGTTCGCTCTGCATCATCACGAGTCGTACGACGGCGCAGGCTATCCCGGAGGACTCAAGGGAGAGGAAATCCCGTTGGGCTCTCGTATCGTGTCGATCGTTGATGCATTTGACGCGATGATCTCAAATCGCTGCTACCGCAAAGGGCTCGATCACGGAGAAGCGATTCGCCGTCTGAATGCAGGTAGCGGAACGCAGTTCGATCCCAACGTGCTGCGCTGCTTCCTTGAAATCGCCGAACTCGAAGTGGCTGGTGTCTTTGCCGCTACCGGAACGAGCATCACCGCCGTTATCTAA
- a CDS encoding S8 family serine peptidase — MKSSKELAQQYSRSKAGISIILVLALFTVYVQPGFAIASPAPKANAQLLGGLLGSGGLLPTSRYIVRDTKGLLGLNLTCLVFGCKVLEGIGDPDGQLFVVTTSSLLSPVVFLTQLLSGAGITNAEPDQAVNTQGTTVGSTPGYLTDKTPVSYYGATVWEGYVLQTPNQIIHTAQTQSAFAATGSGVKVAIIDTGVDPNNTVLKSQLVYGYDFTRNQTGGSEMADINQSTVGVLDGSQQPAQVNQSTVGVLDQSTVGVLDGSQFAAFGHGTMTAGIVHLVAPKAQIMPLKAFNSAGTGYASDVLRAIYYAVNHGAKIISMSFDFTSPSQELATAINYATNHGVICVASAGNDGSMETVYPASLSNVIDVASTSNNNTPSAFSNYGAPPVWLSAPGEAVMTTYPFNTYAAGWGTSFSAPLVSGTVAMMAQSNPLLLNKQTAAQALSHAQQIPYSQFGAGVLDTYQAVKAWRNSLGLF; from the coding sequence ATGAAGAGCTCGAAAGAACTCGCTCAGCAATACAGCAGATCCAAAGCGGGGATTTCCATCATTCTGGTACTGGCGCTGTTCACGGTTTATGTTCAACCGGGCTTCGCGATCGCGTCGCCCGCGCCGAAAGCCAACGCACAACTTCTCGGCGGTCTATTGGGCAGCGGCGGACTGCTGCCGACGAGTCGATACATTGTTCGCGATACAAAAGGCTTGCTTGGCCTGAACCTCACGTGCCTCGTGTTCGGCTGCAAGGTGCTTGAGGGTATCGGCGATCCTGATGGACAGTTGTTCGTCGTGACTACATCGAGTCTGCTTAGCCCGGTTGTCTTCCTCACCCAGCTTTTGTCTGGAGCCGGTATTACCAACGCCGAGCCAGATCAGGCGGTGAACACGCAGGGAACGACGGTCGGATCAACGCCTGGATACCTAACCGACAAGACACCGGTTTCCTATTACGGCGCGACGGTGTGGGAAGGCTATGTTCTGCAGACGCCTAATCAGATTATCCACACAGCGCAGACGCAATCTGCATTTGCCGCCACTGGAAGCGGTGTGAAGGTCGCCATCATCGACACCGGTGTCGACCCGAATAATACGGTTTTAAAGAGCCAATTGGTGTACGGATACGACTTCACTCGTAATCAGACCGGTGGATCGGAAATGGCCGACATCAACCAGTCCACAGTTGGAGTGCTCGACGGCTCGCAACAACCGGCGCAGGTGAATCAATCGACTGTCGGAGTACTCGATCAGTCGACGGTAGGCGTTCTCGACGGCTCGCAGTTCGCGGCATTTGGACACGGAACCATGACCGCCGGCATCGTACACCTGGTTGCTCCTAAAGCGCAGATCATGCCGCTAAAAGCGTTTAACTCGGCCGGCACGGGATACGCTTCTGACGTGCTGCGTGCCATCTATTACGCAGTCAACCATGGAGCGAAGATCATCAGCATGAGCTTCGACTTCACTAGCCCGTCACAAGAATTGGCCACAGCCATTAACTACGCCACGAATCATGGCGTAATCTGCGTAGCCTCTGCTGGCAATGACGGCAGCATGGAGACGGTGTATCCGGCGAGTTTGTCGAACGTGATCGACGTGGCCTCCACGTCGAACAACAACACGCCCTCGGCGTTCTCGAACTATGGAGCGCCTCCCGTGTGGCTGTCAGCCCCAGGTGAGGCGGTGATGACGACCTATCCGTTCAACACCTATGCGGCTGGATGGGGCACATCGTTCAGCGCGCCGCTGGTCTCGGGGACGGTAGCAATGATGGCACAGTCGAACCCGCTGCTCTTGAACAAGCAGACTGCCGCACAGGCTCTGAGCCACGCGCAGCAGATTCCGTACTCACAGTTTGGTGCGGGTGTGTTGGACACGTATCAGGCTGTCAAGGCCTGGCGGAACAGTCTCGGGCTGTTCTAA
- a CDS encoding zf-HC2 domain-containing protein encodes MKHIAQEKLVEFVREVLPQAEIAAVREHLNGCSDCSQTVALFRDVLRVGGSELAYEPPAGIIQIAKAYFASEQNRIPQSTTAFELLFDSLAQPVAAGARAASVASARQLLYRVGTVYVDMRVDSENNSERAALVGQMLDSAHPNHPVSGVPVVLLDGRKNVASTISNTNGEFHLEFALKSNLRLSVTVGNLAPVYLPITGISERKRPSDPSRGPN; translated from the coding sequence ATGAAGCATATCGCGCAGGAAAAATTGGTTGAATTCGTTCGAGAGGTCTTGCCGCAGGCCGAGATAGCCGCCGTTCGCGAACATCTGAATGGCTGCTCGGATTGCTCGCAAACTGTAGCGCTATTTCGCGACGTCCTGCGTGTTGGCGGTAGCGAACTAGCGTACGAGCCGCCAGCGGGAATTATCCAAATAGCGAAAGCGTACTTCGCGAGCGAGCAGAACCGAATTCCGCAGTCAACCACCGCGTTTGAATTGCTCTTCGACAGCCTGGCACAACCCGTTGCTGCTGGCGCGCGTGCAGCTTCTGTCGCGTCGGCCCGGCAGTTGCTGTACCGAGTTGGAACGGTCTACGTAGATATGCGCGTCGATTCTGAGAACAACTCCGAACGCGCGGCGCTGGTGGGGCAGATGCTCGACAGCGCACATCCGAATCACCCGGTTTCTGGCGTGCCGGTGGTGCTGCTCGATGGCCGAAAGAACGTGGCCAGCACGATCAGCAACACGAATGGCGAGTTTCATCTGGAATTCGCTCTGAAGAGCAATTTGCGGCTGTCGGTTACGGTTGGCAATCTGGCGCCGGTTTATCTGCCGATTACAGGCATTAGCGAACGGAAGCGGCCATCGGACCCAAGCCGAGGTCCGAACTAG